The following coding sequences are from one Pseudomonadota bacterium window:
- the msrA gene encoding peptide-methionine (S)-S-oxide reductase MsrA produces MMKNFYRILLTFFFILAVQKGNSMNADQSTAIFAGGCFWCMESDFAKVPGVINVVSGYTGGTVKEPKYRDVSAGGTGHYESVKIEFDPNKINYSQLLEIFWHNIDPFDDQGQFCDKGSSYRAAIFYLDETQMLQAIESRKSIEGQLGQGVVIQVLPASEFYKAETYHQDYAKKNPLRYGLYRWNCGRDARLKQIWEQKNKAP; encoded by the coding sequence ATGATGAAGAATTTCTACAGGATCTTGTTGACTTTTTTCTTTATTCTAGCAGTACAGAAGGGAAACTCGATGAATGCCGATCAATCTACTGCCATCTTTGCCGGCGGCTGCTTTTGGTGTATGGAAAGCGATTTTGCCAAAGTTCCCGGTGTGATTAATGTGGTGTCTGGCTACACCGGTGGAACGGTGAAAGAGCCGAAATACAGGGATGTTTCAGCAGGGGGGACTGGCCATTATGAATCGGTCAAAATAGAATTTGACCCCAACAAGATAAATTACAGCCAGCTGCTTGAGATCTTTTGGCACAACATCGATCCTTTCGATGATCAGGGGCAGTTTTGTGATAAAGGCTCTTCGTATCGAGCTGCTATTTTTTATTTGGATGAAACGCAAATGCTGCAAGCGATAGAATCCAGGAAAAGTATCGAAGGGCAGTTAGGTCAAGGAGTAGTAATCCAAGTTTTACCAGCTAGTGAATTCTATAAGGCTGAAACGTACCATCAAGACTATGCTAAGAAAAATCCGCTGCGTTATGGTTTGTACCGGTGGAATTGTGGGAGAGATGCGCGTTTAAAACAAATTTGGGAACAAAAAAACAAGGCCCCTTGA
- the msrB gene encoding peptide-methionine (R)-S-oxide reductase MsrB — protein sequence MVSVQVQTVFGAFDYREQPISFWKGVLKPEVFHICREKGTERAGSGRYDSFYEDGLYYCACCGGDYPLFDSKTKYHSKTGWPSFWQPIDLTHIRAVKEQRWWFGPVVEVRCGRCDSHLGDIFDDGPEPTGKRYCINSLALVFVPRSQKPVRTYAEPKVQ from the coding sequence ATGGTGAGTGTGCAAGTGCAGACAGTGTTCGGGGCCTTTGATTATCGCGAGCAGCCAATTTCCTTTTGGAAAGGTGTTCTCAAACCAGAAGTTTTTCATATTTGCCGAGAAAAAGGGACAGAGAGGGCAGGCTCTGGGCGCTATGATAGTTTTTATGAAGATGGACTTTACTATTGTGCTTGTTGTGGCGGGGATTATCCGTTGTTTGATTCTAAAACCAAGTACCATTCAAAGACCGGCTGGCCTAGTTTTTGGCAACCGATTGATTTGACGCATATACGGGCTGTCAAAGAGCAGAGATGGTGGTTTGGACCTGTTGTTGAGGTACGTTGTGGGCGTTGTGATTCGCACTTGGGTGATATTTTCGATGACGGCCCAGAACCAACCGGCAAACGATATTGTATTAATTCGCTTGCCTTGGTGTTTGTGCCTCGATCACAAAAGCCTGTGCGGACTTATGCTGAGCCAAAGGTGCAATGA